The following coding sequences lie in one Spea bombifrons isolate aSpeBom1 chromosome 5, aSpeBom1.2.pri, whole genome shotgun sequence genomic window:
- the DAZL gene encoding deleted in azoospermia-like — protein sequence MIKARVLLALGDSQQSTSESQNAVTGEEESQSSAVTSHGYVLPEGKIMPNTVFVGGIDIRMDEIEIQDFFARFGSVKEVKIITDRTGVSKGYGFVSFYDDVDVQKIVDSQINFHGKRLKLGPAIRKQQNVCTYIQPRPVVLNPPAPQFHNAWGNQNVDPYIQHPTMIGPVPQYVPACPYPSSPPVMIPQFPMGYQPSYYQVAPQWGAGDQRSYIFPQAIALNYHCNEIDPPLNEVMQTEFPLHDQTVSSSGSSAQKKSVDRSIQTVVSCLFNPENRLQRSFISQEDKRAPFRRSKAVFKTVTN from the exons ATGATTAAAGCACGTGTGCTATTAGCATTGGGTGACTCCCAGCAG TCTACATCGGAGTCTCAAAACGCCGTTACTGGAGAAGAGGAGTCCCAATCATCCGCCGTGACCAGTCATGGTTATGTGCTGCCAGAGGGAAAAATTATgccaaatacagtgtttgtggGAGGAATCGACATACGG ATGGATGAAATTGAAATACAAGATTTTTTTGCAAGATTTGGATCTGTTAAGGAAGTAAAAATAATCACAGACAGAACTGGGGTATCCAAAGG GTATGGCTTCGTGTCGTTTTATGATGATGTGGACGTCCAGAAAATTGTTGAC TCTCAGATAAACTTTCATGGGAAAAGACTGAAATTAGGCCCGGCGATAAGGAAACAGCAAAATGTAT GTACATATATCCAGCCCAGACCTGTGGTGCTTAATCCACCTGCACCTCAGTTTCATAATGCCTGGGGCAATCAAAACGTGGATCCATACATTCAGCACCCCACCATGATTGGGCCGGTTCCCCAGTATGTGCCT GCTTGTCCATACCCAAGTTCACCTCCTGTGATGATCCCACAATTCCCAATGGGATATCAGCCCAGCTACTACCAG gtagCACCGCAATGGGGTGCGGGTGATCAAAGGAGCTACATCTTCCCCCAG GCCATTGCGCTGAATTATCACTGCAATGAAATCGACCCACCCTTGAATGAAGTGATGCAGACTGAGTTCCCTCTGCATGATCAGACTGTCTCATCTTCTGGATCCAGCGCTCAGAAG AAATCCGTGGACAGAAGCATTCAGACTGTGGTATCATGTCTGTTTAACCCAGAGAACCGACTGCAGAGATCATTTATTTCCCAAGAG GATAAGAGGGCACCGTTTCGGAGAAGCAAAGCTGTTTTCAAAACTGTCACAAACTAA